The nucleotide window CTTTCCAACGTAGTCGGGTCGAATAGGAAGCTCTCTGTGGCCTCGATCTGCTAAAACGGCAAGTTCAACTCGAGATGGTCTTCCAAAGTCAATGATCGCATCAAGTGCTGCTCGCACTGTTCTTCCAGTAAATAGGACATCATCAACCAAGATGATTCTCTTCCCTGAAACAGAGAAAGGAATATCAGTACCTTTCAGAGTCGGTTGATCGGCTGTCTGTGAAAGATCGTCACGATAGAGAGTGATATCAAGAACCCCAAAGGGAATGTCAGTCTTTGTGAGTTCTTCGAGGGTCTTTTGAAGCCGTCTCCCCAAAAACTCTCCTGCGGTTCGAATCCCGATGACAGCAAGCGAGGATGGCACAGCATCTTTTTCGAGGATCTCGTACCCAATTCGAGTAATTGCTCGTTGTACTTGCGCAGAATTAATTACTGTTTGCCATGTTTTTGGTGATTGAGTCGACATAAATACTAACTCCTTTTGCTGATGGGTGTTACTACTCTTCTCTTCATGTTGACAGTGAGCGTACGCATAATATCAGAGCATACGACACCAGAGTAAATGAATCTGAGACCGTGAAACCAGTCGGCGATCAAGCTATGATGTAATAGAGACAACGGAACGACTTTTATGAATTGGCTCCTTCTCGACTGAGGAAAAGCTAATACGGAGCGTAAGGAAACAGTAGGTAAGAACAGTCTACCCGTACCGGACCATACCGAATGGGAAAATACACTATTAGAAGCTACAGTATGAAAAAGGACAGACCATAGCCTGCCATTTACCTGCGCTAGCCCATTTGACTTTTGGGGTGAGGAGAAGAGCCTCTCAAACATACGATTTTCCTTCGTAAACTCACGGGTTTACGTTAAAGGGTTTTGCAGCCTCAAACAAAATTCAAGGATGCGATCCGGGGCAGTGTACATGAACTGTTTTCTAAAGGCAAACCTGAAATTCAATTCACCCAAAAATTAGCACCTCATTAGTAGCGCTGCCTTTCAAGAGAAATCGATTCTCTCACCCTCAGGTGGAATTCGAAGGTATAGAGGGTTCGCTCTCCTTCCACCCATGGCACGGTTACTGGGACATTGTAATCTAAAGATATCTCGATCTCATACGGGCCTCGATAAATCGTGATGTCGTGAGGATTTGCTGGGATACGGTGTTGCTTGATGAGTCCAGACAGGCGGGTGAGGATCTCTTGATCTGATACTTCCTCTACGAGCCATTGCCACGGCTTGACTCTCCAATTCGTAGTAACGGTACAGTGCCGGAGCTGCCTGTGAGCAGAGATATATGAGCACTGCTGCTAGAAAGCTGAAAACGAGCATTGTTGTACGTGAAGCACCTGTGGCTGAGCTGATTCTCCGAACATTTCTCATTACCTGATCCTTTTGGGTCTTATCCTTCGAGCTAAGAAAACCACACCCAAGTTTGCGATTGGTATACCCCTGAAGTGTACCACAAACATGCTCTTTGGACCGATACATCAAATCATTTTTAGGGTATTTCCTTTTTCCTCGACCATATTAGTATTTATACCTATGAATGCGCATAAACCTCACAGAATGCCTCGTTCTTTCTGGTGGAGCTTGGGTCTCGGGGCCCTACTACTGATTTTGGGGGCCGGAAATCTCTACCTCGGAAGTAAGCGAGCGATGCACTATCGTGGGGTGATTCAGACTCTCAAGGAGGAGAAGGACGAATCTTTCAAAACTCAGTCAATTGCGAATCGGGGTCGATTAGTAAGAAAGTCCCCCTCGTCCTCCTCTACAACAAGAGTTTTTACTTATGACAAGCAAGATGAATCCCAAGCACAAGAGGCGCGAAACTCTGTTGATAATGATGAATATCTTTTGAGTGCAAAGAAGCGTTTTGAGTACTATCAGTTCTGCGTGATAGGCGGAAAGTTTATGCTCGCGCTTTCTGGCTGTTGCCTTCTCTTTTCCCTAATCATTGGGAACGCCAGTCTCCGACAGGCGAGTGAGTGAAATGTTATATAATGGCCCAGAGGCCTATTCTGAAAGCTCTTCCGTTTCAGAATGAGTATCCTGTTCCTCTAGAGAGTAGAGTTGTACTTTAGTAATAAGATTTGAACGTGAAATCCCAAGCATCCTCGAGGCCTCACTTTTATTGAATCGAGTAGTCTCCAGGGCTCTTTCAATAATCTGCGCTTCAACGGTTGCAAGAGCTTCCCTGAGTGACATGCCGAAGAGATAGTCCGGTAGTGCTTGATTTGTTTGTGATGCATTTGGATTTGATTGAATTGCTAGATTTGTTGCTTGCCAAAACTTTTGCGACAGGTACCCTGGTCCTATCTGAGAGGCAAGGCCGCTAACACTTACGATCCGTTCTATTTCATTTTCAAGCTCTCGTATATTTCCTGGCCATGGGTAGGCCTCAAAAAGGAGAAG belongs to bacterium and includes:
- the pyrR gene encoding bifunctional pyr operon transcriptional regulator/uracil phosphoribosyltransferase PyrR; the encoded protein is MSTQSPKTWQTVINSAQVQRAITRIGYEILEKDAVPSSLAVIGIRTAGEFLGRRLQKTLEELTKTDIPFGVLDITLYRDDLSQTADQPTLKGTDIPFSVSGKRIILVDDVLFTGRTVRAALDAIIDFGRPSRVELAVLADRGHRELPIRPDYVGKNLPTNPKEFVKVTLHELGGDDGVHISRETTNG
- a CDS encoding sigma-54-dependent Fis family transcriptional regulator, with amino-acid sequence LFEDADGGTLFLDEVGEMSLSLQTKLLRVLQEGVITPVGATGERGVDVRIVAATHRNLEEMIAEGTFREDLYFRLKVLQLDVPSLRERISDIPLLSRHFLSRSCQAQQKPNKVFTEEALLLFEAYPWPGNIRELENEIERIVSVSGLASQIGPGYLSQKFWQATNLAIQSNPNASQTNQALPDYLFGMSLREALATVEAQIIERALETTRFNKSEASRMLGISRSNLITKVQLYSLEEQDTHSETEELSE